The following coding sequences are from one Dermacentor silvarum isolate Dsil-2018 chromosome 4, BIME_Dsil_1.4, whole genome shotgun sequence window:
- the LOC125944797 gene encoding dmX-like protein 2, translating into MTIQATPDSLDDCGLRYFLAVRHHTYLLRCLPLAQRAQLQRQGLGPHFLVWAFHSETQEELAQLIPALQKPTLRWSELRELGIGWWVRSNQLLRRIIEKLAKSSFQAKQNPLDAALYYMAMKKKTVLAALFRSVNDKRMSDFFQNDFSQDRWRKAALKNAYVLLGKQQFEYAAAFFLLANAVKDAVQVCLSKLEDLQLAMVVVRLYEGDLDSVPEHLRRLLDAEVLGQPEGAEGPSMELAHPDPFLRSMALWLLQRYEESLTTLLQTRVGQEHHRIHQETQHLSSSAAGQAANASDKASVSGPPAADDTADPGVFNFYLYCAHTHWWCDAT; encoded by the exons ATGACTATCCAGGCTACTCCag ACTCTCTGGATGATTGTGGGCTTCGATACTTCCTGGCGGTGCGTCACCACACATACCTCCTGCGGTGCCTGCCGTTGGCACAGCGGGCGCAGCTGCAGCGTCAAGGCCTGGGACCTCACTTCCTGGTCTGGGCTTTCCACTCGGAGACCCAAGAGGAGCTTGCACAGCTCATCCCCGCCCTACAGAAGCCCACTCTTCGTTGGTCCGAGCTTAGGGAGCTTGGCATCGGCTGGTGGGTCCGCTCCAACCAGCTGCTAAGACGCATCATTGAAAAA CTGGCCAAAAGTTCCTTCCAGGCTAAGCAGAACCCCTTGGATGCTGCTCTTTATTATATGGCAATGAAGAAGAAAACAGTCTTGGCTGCGCTGTTCAG GAGTGTGAATGACAAGCGGATGTCTGACTTCTTCCAAAATGACTTTTCTCAAGACCGTTGGAGAAAAGCGGCACTCAAGAATGCCTATGTGCTGCTTGGGAAACAGCAGTTTGAGTACGCTGCAGCTTTCTTCCTCTTGGCCAATGCTGTGAAGGACGCTGTGCAG GTTTGCCTGAGCAAGCTGGAGGACCTGCAGCTGGCCATGGTGGTGGTTCGCCTCTACGAGGGCGACCTCGACTCTGTTCCTGAGCACCTACGGCGGCTGCTTGATGCCGAGGTTTTGGGTCAGCCTGAGGGTGCGGAAGGTCCATCCATGGAGCTGGCCCACCCAGATCCATTCCTGCGCTCTATGGCACTGTGGCTGCTGCAGCGCTACGAGGAATCACTCACCACACTGCTTCAGACACGTGTAGGGCAGGAGCACCACAGGATACACCAGGAGACGCAACATCTGTCTAGTAGTGCAGCTGGGCAGGCTGCAAATGCTAGTGACAAAGCTTCTGTCTCAGGTCCTCCTGCAGCTGATGACACTG CTGACCCCGGAGTATTCAACTTCTACCTCTACTGCGCACACACCCACTGGTGGTGCGACGCAACCTAG